In Pseudanabaena galeata CCNP1313, one genomic interval encodes:
- a CDS encoding AAA family ATPase: MMATEIAQTNGHITALTVTPKSALAKLQQLREELKSVYLDRSEAIDLIMVGLLSKMHIFLGGKPGTGKTELAKAISDAITGTTFFHYLMTKTTVAEEVLGAPDLAELQKGKFVRDTEAMLPEAHLALMDEIGKANSIVRNSALGLMNEREFLNGKTKLQSPLITMIGCSNELLDGEEDGAFWDRLSLRYMVDYLGDEDLRTLLLRKTGNIAAPQITTMLSLAELEQMQTAVKNVTFPAPVIDSLIDLQRELKKENFIVSTRKYVQIVTILKAYAYLQEEPEVSEDSFEILNHVIWNHPREQALIRKIVAKVGNPVNIQAQEILAAITEKLSNLGNCPVYGTKKQQDDWATEGSGVLSDMRNMIDRLQSLIAQHPNRAKKAQQAIAEIETKKKPLLAKVSEIMYGA, encoded by the coding sequence ATGATGGCAACCGAAATCGCGCAGACCAATGGACATATCACCGCCTTGACCGTAACCCCAAAATCAGCCTTAGCGAAATTGCAACAACTGCGAGAAGAATTGAAAAGCGTGTACCTAGACCGCAGCGAAGCGATCGACCTAATCATGGTGGGACTGCTATCGAAAATGCATATCTTCTTAGGAGGCAAACCCGGCACAGGCAAAACCGAACTCGCGAAAGCCATCTCAGACGCAATCACAGGAACCACCTTCTTCCATTACCTGATGACCAAAACTACTGTTGCCGAAGAAGTATTAGGAGCGCCCGACCTTGCCGAACTGCAAAAAGGCAAATTCGTGCGCGACACCGAAGCAATGTTACCCGAAGCCCATCTAGCGTTAATGGATGAAATTGGCAAAGCCAATAGCATTGTCCGCAACTCCGCATTAGGACTGATGAACGAACGGGAATTTCTAAACGGCAAAACCAAACTGCAATCACCATTAATCACCATGATTGGCTGTTCCAACGAACTCCTAGATGGAGAAGAAGATGGAGCATTCTGGGATCGACTGAGCCTGCGGTACATGGTCGATTATCTAGGCGATGAAGACCTGCGAACATTACTGCTCCGCAAAACAGGCAACATTGCCGCACCGCAGATTACCACCATGCTGAGCCTAGCAGAACTAGAGCAAATGCAAACCGCTGTGAAAAACGTGACATTCCCCGCCCCAGTCATCGACTCCCTGATTGACCTGCAACGGGAACTGAAGAAAGAAAACTTCATCGTCAGTACCAGAAAATACGTGCAGATTGTCACCATTCTCAAAGCCTATGCTTATTTGCAAGAAGAACCCGAAGTAAGCGAAGACAGCTTTGAAATTCTCAACCATGTGATCTGGAATCATCCTAGAGAACAAGCGCTGATCAGAAAAATCGTCGCCAAAGTGGGCAACCCCGTGAATATCCAAGCCCAAGAAATCCTCGCTGCCATCACCGAAAAGCTTTCAAACTTGGGCAACTGTCCAGTTTATGGCACAAAGAAACAGCAAGACGATTGGGCAACCGAAGGTTCGGGAGTACTGTCCGATATGCGAAACATGATCGACAGACTGCAAAGCCTGATTGCTCAACACCCGAACAGGGCAAAGAAAGCACAACAAGCGATCGCTGAAATTGAAACCAAGAAGAAACCATTACTGGCGAAAGTTAGTGAAATCATGTACGGCGCATAG
- a CDS encoding single-stranded DNA-binding protein — protein MCNSTNLVVLSGYVGNVSEIRQTKTSGKDVLDFSLAVQPKPRRDRDGNWINQEPLWVKVVCWNGTAEYAEERAESGRFVEVTGVLTQPEEYKSKKDKKHHARTVIHAQSLNFIDVVKKSAEDEEYQESAPFYDDF, from the coding sequence ATGTGTAATTCTACTAATCTCGTAGTCCTCTCTGGTTATGTCGGTAATGTATCTGAAATTCGTCAAACCAAAACCAGCGGTAAAGACGTTCTAGACTTCAGCCTCGCCGTGCAGCCCAAACCTCGTCGCGACAGAGATGGTAATTGGATCAACCAAGAACCTCTCTGGGTAAAGGTAGTCTGCTGGAATGGAACTGCGGAATATGCCGAAGAGCGCGCAGAATCTGGGCGCTTCGTCGAAGTAACTGGAGTTCTGACTCAACCAGAAGAGTATAAGTCCAAGAAAGACAAGAAGCATCATGCGCGAACTGTGATTCATGCCCAATCTCTAAACTTCATTGATGTTGTGAAGAAGTCTGCCGAAGACGAAGAGTATCAAGAATCAGCCCCTTTCTATGATGACTTCTAG
- a CDS encoding DUF6744 family protein, with translation MNTAAMIATQQALIDKGAEYLGDLIAWSISAETRLSEATLKRAAEQVNLNFSYLPEIPNKLSAFKNARTKTQTQLSNQNLLIRQISNNGVLVYGFVLENKNEKDKKLRYNQLASYSFDKSNETTNWNQEDWSYENESLIDIARTTFDKWYAWSQEITSKEIRAMLTEFVKKAGVPFRERGGTYFVARSYRLELTAFRELLPLIHKENNIRWMPIAGIGDMDIIARQSLEKEVQSMSSYLDELLDPQKVSETKGSTLKNQLKVYREVEDKTKMLSELLQFRSDALTDKLAKLRQRCLNVLDEIATTTAVEIPEEELTQTEEIIAELEETNLIETTDENSDNLFDLGF, from the coding sequence ATGAATACAGCAGCGATGATCGCCACTCAGCAAGCATTGATCGACAAAGGAGCCGAATACTTAGGCGACCTGATCGCATGGTCAATCAGTGCCGAAACCCGACTAAGCGAAGCCACCTTAAAACGAGCCGCAGAGCAAGTCAACCTCAACTTCAGTTATTTGCCCGAAATTCCTAATAAACTTAGTGCATTCAAAAATGCCCGCACCAAAACTCAAACTCAACTGAGCAATCAAAACCTCCTCATCCGTCAAATCTCCAATAACGGAGTACTGGTCTATGGATTTGTCCTAGAGAACAAGAACGAGAAAGACAAAAAGCTGCGCTATAACCAACTCGCCTCCTATAGCTTTGATAAGAGCAACGAGACAACCAATTGGAACCAAGAAGACTGGAGCTATGAAAATGAATCGCTGATTGACATAGCCAGAACCACCTTCGACAAATGGTATGCATGGAGCCAAGAAATCACCAGCAAAGAAATCCGCGCCATGCTGACGGAGTTCGTCAAAAAAGCAGGAGTACCATTTCGAGAACGAGGTGGCACATACTTTGTTGCGCGTAGTTATCGGCTAGAACTAACCGCCTTTCGCGAACTACTACCCCTGATTCACAAAGAAAACAACATTCGCTGGATGCCGATCGCAGGCATCGGCGACATGGACATCATCGCCAGACAATCCTTGGAAAAGGAAGTGCAGTCAATGTCCAGTTACTTAGACGAGCTGCTAGATCCTCAGAAAGTATCAGAGACAAAAGGCAGCACCCTTAAGAACCAACTTAAGGTATATCGGGAAGTAGAAGACAAAACCAAAATGCTATCTGAGCTATTGCAATTTCGCTCTGATGCACTGACCGACAAACTTGCCAAACTGCGCCAACGTTGCCTAAACGTATTGGATGAAATTGCGACAACTACAGCAGTGGAAATCCCAGAGGAAGAACTCACCCAAACAGAAGAAATCATCGCTGAACTAGAAGAAACCAACCTAATAGAAACAACAGACGAGAACTCAGACAACCTATTCGATCTCGGCTTCTAG
- a CDS encoding AAA family ATPase, with protein MTYSFQQATKENIKLRMALYGPPGCGKTYTALQLASILGKKIGLIDTEYGSSRKYANLFNFKSLELTKFGPSQYYNAIESAEESGFDYLIIDSLSHAWYAELDAVGSDVRNWAKVRPIERQLWDKIISSSCHIIATMRSKIEYDFNTAEVGGKQKITSVRKIGTAPIQKEGSEYELDICGLLDDQNTLTISKSRCPEISNGIFPKPGKKFAELIQTWLSDDTPANKNAFIPVIAVPVSPVIQQPQVQPELATVASSNGHVSQIASTNGHLATAVETKPIANPQTNPSKPDNPAKAAFKALLAITQQQISKVIETSIELYGADESGTKPKFNSENMTAEQIKAVCEALMREWLGLKGYTTELAQNLIDISTSRHPGQYAAIAKDIANQLEF; from the coding sequence ATGACCTACTCATTTCAGCAAGCAACCAAAGAAAACATCAAACTCCGCATGGCGCTGTACGGGCCACCAGGCTGCGGCAAAACCTACACCGCCCTGCAACTAGCATCAATATTGGGCAAGAAGATTGGACTGATCGACACCGAATATGGTTCTAGCCGTAAATATGCCAACCTGTTTAACTTCAAATCACTAGAACTAACCAAATTTGGTCCCAGCCAGTATTACAATGCCATTGAAAGCGCCGAAGAATCAGGATTTGATTACCTAATCATCGACTCCCTATCCCATGCATGGTATGCAGAACTAGACGCAGTGGGCAGTGACGTAAGGAACTGGGCAAAAGTCCGTCCTATCGAACGTCAACTATGGGACAAAATTATCAGTTCAAGTTGTCACATCATTGCCACAATGAGATCGAAGATCGAGTATGACTTTAACACTGCTGAAGTTGGTGGCAAGCAGAAAATCACCAGTGTCCGCAAGATTGGCACAGCACCAATTCAAAAGGAAGGCAGCGAATATGAACTGGACATCTGTGGCTTACTAGATGACCAGAACACACTGACAATCTCCAAAAGCAGATGTCCCGAAATCAGCAACGGCATTTTCCCAAAACCAGGAAAGAAATTTGCCGAACTGATTCAGACATGGCTCAGTGATGATACTCCAGCCAACAAAAATGCTTTTATCCCAGTGATCGCTGTACCTGTAAGTCCAGTTATCCAGCAACCACAGGTACAGCCCGAACTAGCCACCGTTGCCAGCAGCAATGGTCATGTATCTCAAATTGCTAGTACCAATGGGCATCTAGCCACAGCCGTGGAAACTAAGCCAATTGCCAATCCTCAAACTAATCCCAGCAAACCTGATAACCCCGCCAAAGCCGCCTTCAAAGCATTATTGGCAATTACCCAGCAACAGATCAGCAAAGTGATTGAGACTAGCATTGAGCTGTATGGAGCCGATGAAAGTGGTACAAAACCCAAATTCAACAGTGAGAATATGACCGCTGAACAAATCAAAGCCGTCTGTGAAGCACTGATGCGGGAATGGTTAGGGCTAAAAGGATACACCACCGAACTAGCCCAGAACCTGATCGACATTTCGACATCGCGGCATCCAGGACAATATGCCGCGATCGCCAAAGACATCGCCAACCAACTGGAATTCTAG
- a CDS encoding vWA domain-containing protein: MQEPLVYVIPKWTELCVDDFKEKSSRLSEVIEEGESKVYNFETFVSETYHRLYDRQPNRLQDSAIKPENKIWIAIHQQMSELEVFQQFSNRLNGDEFLAGIGTTALCIAIVEMLPEPTEPLEDPEVIRNQLRGIFEALQGQTPNAGLMQKIQQLKQKGLEARLASEAYADSISNAEIETALLIGIAKAEAEMQAIAESLSAYSGSSNYSNETQLKIADKIHLAQRLQASPKLQVIAELAGKKIAIAAKMQRSKVKEGRTEIIGVTTGNDLTRLLPCELVKLTEPALFPIFAKGYIERSLLQRELISREPLARGPIIICLDSSGSMQGQAEIWSKAIALALLSIAVSQKRHCRILHFTDIVERIDDFAGEIPDTNRVIDCIEKFYNGGSTSFTSALTGALASVQQHEQTKKADVVLITDGLDNPSSRFMEQWQTDRKKYEFSCYGILITCGNLSNYESTINKLCDRYVEIEDLTDDSEVSDCLYSI, encoded by the coding sequence ATGCAAGAACCCTTAGTGTATGTGATCCCGAAATGGACAGAGTTATGTGTAGATGACTTCAAAGAAAAATCATCCAGACTGAGCGAAGTGATTGAAGAAGGCGAAAGCAAAGTCTACAACTTTGAAACCTTTGTCAGCGAAACCTATCATCGCCTGTACGATCGCCAACCCAACCGACTACAAGATAGCGCCATCAAACCCGAAAACAAAATCTGGATCGCCATCCATCAACAGATGAGCGAACTAGAAGTATTTCAGCAATTTAGCAACCGCCTGAATGGAGATGAATTTCTTGCAGGTATTGGCACAACCGCCCTATGTATCGCGATTGTCGAAATGCTGCCCGAACCAACCGAACCACTAGAAGACCCAGAAGTAATCAGAAATCAGCTTCGGGGTATTTTTGAAGCATTGCAAGGACAAACACCCAATGCTGGGCTGATGCAAAAGATTCAACAGTTAAAACAAAAAGGACTAGAAGCGCGACTAGCAAGTGAAGCTTATGCTGACTCCATTAGCAATGCCGAAATCGAAACCGCACTGCTAATTGGCATAGCCAAAGCCGAAGCAGAAATGCAAGCGATCGCCGAAAGTCTATCAGCCTATAGCGGCAGCAGCAATTACAGCAACGAAACCCAACTCAAAATCGCCGATAAAATCCATCTCGCCCAGCGCCTTCAAGCATCGCCAAAACTGCAAGTGATCGCTGAACTCGCAGGCAAGAAAATCGCGATCGCTGCCAAGATGCAACGCAGCAAAGTCAAAGAAGGACGAACCGAAATCATCGGCGTAACCACAGGCAACGACCTAACCCGACTACTGCCTTGCGAGCTAGTCAAGCTTACCGAACCCGCACTATTCCCCATATTCGCCAAAGGCTATATTGAGCGATCGCTATTACAACGAGAACTAATCAGCCGCGAACCCCTAGCCAGAGGACCAATCATTATTTGTCTAGATTCGAGTGGATCGATGCAAGGTCAAGCAGAAATCTGGAGCAAGGCAATCGCCCTCGCATTACTGAGTATCGCCGTCAGTCAAAAGCGCCATTGCCGCATCCTGCACTTCACAGACATAGTGGAACGCATCGACGACTTTGCAGGAGAAATCCCCGACACCAATCGCGTAATTGACTGCATCGAAAAGTTCTACAACGGCGGCAGTACCAGTTTTACATCCGCCCTAACGGGAGCCTTAGCATCAGTCCAACAGCACGAACAAACCAAGAAAGCCGACGTAGTATTAATCACCGACGGACTAGACAACCCATCATCTAGATTCATGGAGCAATGGCAAACAGACAGGAAAAAGTATGAATTTAGTTGTTATGGAATCTTGATTACCTGTGGCAACCTGAGCAACTACGAAAGCACGATCAACAAACTATGCGATCGCTATGTGGAGATAGAAGATCTCACAGACGACAGTGAAGTATCCGACTGTCTATACAGCATCTAA
- a CDS encoding SNF2-related protein — MSISPLKFRNILGELTVSKLYGGEHLGVTAPTNFDLRKEISKIGKAIAKFYEPSVTQTKVIQIPPQLQKVLPNAFCEHEGQIYRRTDYQLELVAKQQQRIRAAMSVAKILDLVLRMQQYEDEKELAKLRQILNQKYDEFAIRFGHFTSKENLGIFHDDPNYYRLRALEIDRGKGKSPAKAPIFHQRTVRATPRYRANNAKDALAQCLDAKSYIDLDWISNLIDKSTSTVISELEGDIFYNGTIPPATVQETTNAEWITREEFISGNVVNRLNKIIAWQENGVPNWLNIDKYHQTISSNQPVPCLPETPDVDIKVRCAVKLGINVNGMTTNELNLLLHNTIRVKLGTTWLPEDVIKEFSEQLLSYAGTSTVKFHPDPANIWVIKGDSKLINSPQNKTEWGTTSHTALELIEQALNQKDPKIYDHIQDKHGNVISILNVEATTASRTMQDKIQTAFKAWIWSEGDRAEQLCLHYNQYHNLYRDTVYDGSHLTFPNMAPDFQMRSHQRNFVRRVERQKASFAAHRVGYGKTATMIASGMELKRKGMAHKVMHVTMKSILPGYSKEFRRLYPEAKILVPNAQDFAKDRRRVLLSQIATHNYDAIILTYEQFFNLQISESTELLFLEEQMSAISSICEATNKEESRQVFRSLEAMRKKISLRIQEIETSDRKDRVIYFEQLGIDALFLDEVQQIKRLQILTTQHNVAGIPTGYSQRAHDSFMKVRYLLTNGKRVIFATGTPLSNTMAEMDVWMRYLQLDLLQQQGLTHFDSFCSRFCETSTALEISPTGKLKSKTRLREFVNMPELMAMWCQVTDIQTSPLAEVKTPKPHYHVMSCKPSSEQITYMDKLCDRAEAVAKRKVKPEIDNMLKITGDGAKACMHTKLVSPNASEWINNKLLACAWNVWQIWTITAIAKGTQAIFCDRNAPKKDRWNSYCYIRDTLVILGIPADQIAFIHDYDTDTKKAKLFEAINEGRIRIVFGSTSKLGTGVNMQSKLIALHHIDCPWRPSDLEQREGRGVRQGNEWSDVFIFRYVTEGRNNQAGFDSFLWQAIENKQRMISQVMSGDRTHRTIEDIDETVLNAAQMKAIASGDPLIMERATLEAELQGLGMQLQAYNDRQFRDKSKIQYLTDMVNTNHPASIQRIQSDLAIVSQANLKQFISDRGVMLDKAVLIDHHITEQVQRLKESYRLTHIQIGQFAGLNVFLSRFGSEVNGYIGMSINSGYEFNAECQQPFSSLLHVVRNAIAAKLTTAQENLERDRQELPILQNRVSQPFEQAQEYEQKSNRLGFLKEMFDAIAHESPVDDSVADYGLEGEDLEESREIFWERDSRASQLEPPSTTIIEGLRQRHFEDWVADETEKWLEQIAQLVGDRDLPVSSDRLLQLPESKVFKSMPEFTVGKQLMIPQKSTHEKREQLTLF; from the coding sequence ATGTCTATAAGCCCATTAAAATTCCGCAATATCCTCGGCGAACTAACTGTCTCAAAACTATATGGCGGAGAGCATTTAGGAGTAACTGCCCCAACAAACTTTGACCTGAGAAAAGAGATAAGCAAGATTGGGAAAGCGATCGCAAAATTCTATGAACCCTCTGTAACTCAAACCAAAGTAATTCAGATCCCACCGCAGTTACAAAAAGTGCTACCCAACGCCTTTTGCGAACATGAAGGACAAATCTATCGTCGCACCGACTATCAGCTAGAACTAGTCGCAAAACAACAACAACGCATTCGCGCCGCCATGTCTGTCGCTAAAATCCTAGACCTAGTGCTGAGAATGCAGCAATACGAAGACGAAAAAGAACTAGCCAAACTGCGTCAGATTCTCAATCAAAAATATGATGAGTTCGCAATTAGATTCGGACATTTCACCAGCAAAGAGAACCTCGGTATTTTCCACGATGACCCCAACTACTATCGATTGAGAGCATTAGAAATTGACCGAGGCAAAGGCAAAAGCCCAGCCAAAGCCCCCATCTTCCATCAAAGGACAGTCAGAGCCACCCCAAGATATCGAGCAAATAATGCCAAAGATGCCCTAGCCCAATGCCTAGATGCTAAAAGCTATATCGACCTAGACTGGATCTCCAACCTCATCGACAAAAGCACCAGCACCGTCATCAGCGAACTAGAAGGCGACATCTTCTACAACGGCACAATCCCACCAGCAACAGTACAAGAAACCACTAATGCCGAATGGATAACCAGAGAAGAATTCATCAGTGGCAACGTCGTCAACCGACTCAACAAAATCATCGCATGGCAAGAAAACGGAGTCCCCAACTGGCTGAACATTGATAAATATCATCAAACCATCAGCAGCAATCAACCAGTGCCTTGTTTACCCGAAACCCCAGACGTAGACATCAAAGTACGCTGCGCCGTCAAACTCGGCATCAACGTCAATGGTATGACCACCAACGAGCTAAACCTACTATTGCACAACACCATCCGCGTCAAACTAGGAACGACATGGCTCCCCGAAGATGTCATCAAAGAATTTAGCGAACAACTCCTTAGCTATGCAGGAACCAGCACCGTCAAATTCCATCCCGACCCAGCCAACATTTGGGTAATCAAAGGCGACAGTAAACTGATCAACTCACCCCAAAACAAAACCGAATGGGGAACCACCAGCCACACCGCCCTTGAACTCATAGAACAAGCGCTCAACCAAAAAGACCCCAAGATCTATGACCATATCCAAGACAAACATGGCAACGTTATCAGCATCTTGAATGTAGAAGCCACCACAGCATCGCGGACAATGCAAGACAAAATCCAAACTGCTTTCAAAGCATGGATCTGGAGTGAAGGCGATCGCGCTGAACAATTATGTCTGCACTATAACCAATACCACAACCTCTACCGCGACACCGTATATGACGGATCACATCTAACCTTCCCCAACATGGCTCCCGACTTTCAGATGCGAAGTCATCAGCGCAACTTCGTGCGTCGAGTCGAACGGCAAAAAGCATCCTTCGCCGCCCATCGGGTTGGCTATGGCAAAACTGCCACGATGATTGCATCAGGCATGGAGCTAAAACGCAAAGGCATGGCTCACAAAGTCATGCACGTAACCATGAAATCGATTTTGCCAGGCTACAGCAAAGAATTTAGACGACTTTATCCTGAAGCCAAGATTCTCGTACCGAATGCTCAAGACTTTGCCAAAGATCGCCGCCGAGTCCTACTGAGCCAAATCGCCACCCACAACTATGATGCCATCATCCTCACCTACGAACAATTCTTCAACCTGCAAATCAGCGAATCAACCGAACTTCTGTTTCTCGAGGAGCAAATGTCGGCGATTAGTTCCATTTGCGAAGCAACCAACAAAGAAGAATCCAGACAAGTATTCCGAAGTCTTGAAGCGATGCGAAAAAAGATCTCATTACGCATCCAAGAAATCGAAACCAGCGATCGCAAAGACCGCGTGATTTACTTCGAGCAACTGGGCATTGATGCGCTCTTCCTAGACGAAGTACAGCAAATCAAACGCCTGCAAATCCTGACCACCCAGCACAATGTGGCTGGCATTCCCACAGGCTACAGCCAACGCGCCCATGACTCCTTCATGAAAGTGCGATACCTGCTCACCAACGGTAAAAGAGTCATCTTTGCTACGGGCACTCCATTAAGCAACACCATGGCTGAGATGGATGTTTGGATGCGCTATTTGCAACTAGACCTGCTGCAACAGCAAGGACTAACCCACTTCGACAGCTTCTGCTCAAGATTCTGTGAAACCAGCACCGCCTTAGAAATCAGTCCCACAGGCAAACTGAAATCGAAAACACGCCTACGTGAATTCGTGAACATGCCCGAACTAATGGCAATGTGGTGTCAAGTCACCGATATCCAGACCTCACCCCTTGCCGAAGTCAAGACTCCTAAACCCCATTACCATGTGATGTCCTGCAAACCATCGTCAGAGCAAATCACCTATATGGACAAACTCTGCGATCGCGCTGAGGCAGTGGCAAAACGTAAAGTCAAACCCGAAATTGACAACATGCTCAAAATCACAGGCGATGGAGCCAAAGCTTGTATGCACACCAAATTGGTATCGCCTAATGCAAGTGAATGGATTAACAACAAACTGCTAGCCTGTGCATGGAATGTCTGGCAAATCTGGACAATTACCGCGATCGCCAAAGGCACTCAAGCAATCTTCTGCGATCGCAACGCACCCAAAAAAGACAGGTGGAATAGCTATTGCTATATTCGCGACACCTTAGTGATACTGGGCATACCTGCCGACCAGATTGCCTTTATCCATGATTACGATACCGATACTAAGAAAGCCAAACTGTTTGAAGCAATCAACGAAGGCAGAATTAGGATTGTCTTTGGTTCCACATCAAAACTGGGAACGGGAGTGAACATGCAAAGCAAACTGATTGCCTTGCATCATATCGATTGCCCGTGGCGACCATCGGATCTCGAACAGCGAGAAGGGAGAGGAGTGCGTCAGGGCAATGAATGGAGCGATGTTTTTATCTTCCGTTATGTTACTGAAGGTAGAAACAACCAAGCAGGATTTGATTCATTTCTGTGGCAAGCGATTGAGAACAAACAACGGATGATTTCGCAGGTGATGTCGGGTGATCGCACCCATCGCACCATTGAAGACATTGATGAGACAGTCCTCAATGCCGCCCAAATGAAAGCGATCGCATCGGGCGATCCGCTGATTATGGAACGGGCTACCCTCGAAGCTGAATTACAAGGACTAGGAATGCAATTGCAAGCCTATAACGACAGGCAATTCAGGGATAAATCCAAGATTCAGTACCTAACTGACATGGTAAATACTAACCATCCCGCCAGCATTCAGCGCATTCAATCAGACCTAGCCATAGTATCTCAAGCCAACCTGAAACAATTTATCAGCGATCGCGGAGTTATGCTGGATAAAGCCGTACTCATTGATCATCACATTACCGAGCAAGTGCAAAGGTTGAAAGAGAGCTATCGATTGACCCACATCCAAATTGGACAATTTGCAGGGCTGAATGTATTTCTGAGCAGATTTGGCTCAGAGGTGAATGGGTATATTGGTATGAGCATCAATTCAGGCTATGAATTTAATGCAGAATGTCAGCAGCCCTTTAGTTCGCTATTGCATGTGGTGAGGAATGCGATCGCCGCCAAGCTAACCACAGCCCAAGAAAATCTCGAACGAGACCGACAAGAACTGCCAATTCTCCAGAACCGAGTCAGTCAACCCTTTGAGCAAGCACAAGAATACGAGCAGAAATCAAATCGGTTAGGATTCCTGAAGGAGATGTTTGATGCAATCGCCCATGAATCCCCTGTAGACGATAGTGTAGCTGACTATGGTTTAGAAGGAGAAGACTTGGAAGAATCGCGAGAAATCTTCTGGGAAAGAGACTCTAGGGCATCTCAACTAGAGCCACCATCAACAACGATCATCGAGGGACTGAGGCAGAGACATTTTGAGGATTGGGTAGCCGATGAAACAGAGAAATGGCTAGAGCAAATCGCGCAGCTTGTGGGAGATCGAGATCTGCCTGTGAGTAGCGATCGGCTTTTGCAGCTTCCAGAATCGAAGGTATTCAAGTCAATGCCTGAATTTACAGTAGGTAAGCAACTTATGATTCCACAAAAGTCTACACATGAGAAAAGAGAACAATTAACATTGTTCTAA
- a CDS encoding IS1 family transposase, whose amino-acid sequence MSESKPSCPSCQSVSVVKNGSTRHGKQNYKCRDCGRQFVENPQWQRVSERIQDTYDLLERLLLEKIPLAGIARVLKVSEGWLQSYVNHKYENVPQQVEVEPKPKRRLTVQMDELWSFVDDKGNKQWVWLAIDVETREIVGCYIGDRSGDSAQKLWESLPSVYRQCAIIYTDFYSSYPVVLPSKRHRAVGKETGKTNYIERFNCTLRQRVSRLVRKTLSFSKKLENHIGAIWNFIHHYNDSLPPCASFPF is encoded by the coding sequence ATGTCAGAGTCAAAGCCATCATGTCCATCCTGCCAGTCCGTATCAGTGGTTAAAAACGGTAGTACTCGGCATGGCAAACAAAATTATAAATGTCGGGACTGTGGTCGTCAATTTGTAGAAAATCCACAGTGGCAGAGAGTTTCAGAGCGTATCCAAGACACTTATGACCTTTTAGAGAGACTACTGCTAGAAAAAATCCCACTAGCTGGAATAGCCAGAGTCCTCAAGGTCTCAGAGGGATGGTTGCAGAGTTACGTCAATCATAAATATGAAAACGTTCCTCAGCAGGTGGAGGTAGAACCAAAACCAAAACGCCGTTTAACCGTACAGATGGATGAATTGTGGTCTTTTGTGGACGACAAAGGCAATAAACAGTGGGTATGGCTTGCCATTGATGTCGAGACTCGTGAAATTGTCGGTTGTTATATTGGTGATCGCTCTGGTGACTCAGCTCAAAAGTTATGGGAATCGTTGCCTAGTGTCTATCGACAATGTGCGATTATTTACACTGATTTCTACTCGTCTTATCCAGTTGTTCTGCCCAGCAAACGTCATAGGGCAGTCGGTAAAGAAACGGGAAAGACCAACTATATTGAGCGATTCAACTGTACGTTACGTCAACGAGTATCTAGACTAGTTAGAAAGACCTTATCCTTTTCTAAGAAGTTGGAAAATCACATTGGAGCCATTTGGAATTTTATTCATCATTACAACGATTCTTTACCTCCGTGTGCATCCTTTCCTTTTTAG